The following proteins are encoded in a genomic region of Dehalococcoidia bacterium:
- a CDS encoding DegV family protein, translating into MAIKILTDSISDLPPGVAKELDIKQIPILIRWGEDIFRDGIDMSAEQFYERLQHSKVPPATSLPSPKTFAEAFDELAEKASGIAAIMVSSRLSGTYDVASQSVGLMKRTCPVKVIDSRLGAMAEGLVVLQAARAAQAGAALSEVVETAVKTIQEVALIGTLETLEYLKRGGRIGKAQAFVGSMLKINPIISLKNGAVEPAGRARTRSGAIERLYEFAGSYSRIYEMAVEDAACADDAERLVKKLRGIWPQTTIFRSTATPAIGAHTGPGLLVLSIRGERK; encoded by the coding sequence ATGGCCATTAAAATACTCACTGACAGCATTTCCGATTTGCCGCCCGGTGTGGCGAAAGAGCTGGATATTAAACAAATTCCTATACTCATCCGATGGGGAGAGGATATCTTTCGGGACGGCATTGACATGAGCGCCGAGCAATTCTACGAAAGGTTGCAACACAGCAAGGTCCCACCTGCGACCTCCCTGCCCTCGCCGAAAACCTTTGCCGAAGCATTTGATGAGCTGGCGGAGAAGGCCAGTGGAATAGCGGCTATTATGGTCAGTTCCAGGCTGAGCGGCACCTATGATGTAGCGTCTCAAAGCGTAGGTTTGATGAAAAGGACCTGCCCCGTGAAAGTCATCGATTCGAGATTGGGCGCTATGGCCGAAGGACTGGTTGTATTACAAGCGGCCAGGGCGGCTCAGGCAGGAGCCGCTTTAAGCGAAGTAGTTGAAACTGCCGTAAAAACTATTCAGGAAGTCGCGCTCATCGGCACACTGGAGACTCTGGAATACCTGAAACGCGGAGGCCGTATCGGCAAGGCACAGGCATTCGTGGGCTCGATGCTTAAGATAAATCCCATCATCTCATTGAAAAATGGAGCGGTTGAACCGGCCGGTCGAGCACGCACTCGTAGTGGCGCCATCGAGCGGCTTTATGAATTTGCCGGAAGCTATTCGAGAATCTATGAAATGGCGGTTGAAGACGCAGCTTGCGCCGATGACGCCGAACGCCTGGTCAAGAAACTCAGAGGAATATGGCCGCAGACCACCATATTCCGCTCAACCGCCACGCCCGCTATAGGGGCTCATACCGGCCCGGGGCTTCTGGTGCTGAGCATTCGCGGCGAGCGAAAATAG
- the hflX gene encoding GTPase HflX has translation MAKTTYSTKTAQEKAFLVGVDTGSRDGWTEEESLEELAQLAKTAGSQVAGQMTQKLDYPNRFSYLGKGKLDELILKRQTANWDVIIFDDELSPRQQNELEQALKIKIIDRVALILDIFARHARTHEGKLQVELAQHQYLLPRLAGQWSHLERLGGGIGTRGPGESQLETDKRLIRTKISKLKKELEEVRKHRTLYREKRRRSGIPIVALVGYTNTGKSTLLNALSQANVLVENKLFATLDPTTKRLTLPDMSTVLLTDTVGFIRKLPPTLVEAFRATLEELSEATVLLHVVDLTSHNAAEQSQVVEGILRDLGLEAKPRITALNKIDLLLDKNESWDETKALEYLNHLAGDNPNTVLISAGKKWGLKKLLETLNKVVNEQTASCLWQSIQNEPL, from the coding sequence ATCGCTAAGACAACCTATTCTACAAAAACGGCACAGGAAAAAGCCTTCCTCGTAGGAGTGGACACCGGCTCGCGGGACGGCTGGACGGAAGAAGAATCCCTTGAAGAGCTGGCGCAGTTGGCCAAAACGGCTGGCTCGCAGGTCGCCGGCCAGATGACACAGAAACTCGATTATCCCAACAGGTTTTCCTACTTGGGTAAAGGCAAACTGGACGAGCTTATCCTCAAAAGGCAGACCGCTAACTGGGACGTTATCATCTTCGATGACGAACTCAGTCCGCGTCAACAGAACGAGCTCGAGCAGGCTCTCAAAATAAAGATTATTGACCGCGTGGCGCTAATTCTGGACATTTTCGCGCGCCATGCCCGCACCCACGAAGGCAAGCTTCAGGTGGAGCTGGCGCAGCACCAGTATCTGCTGCCGCGTCTGGCCGGGCAATGGAGCCACCTGGAGAGGCTGGGAGGCGGCATCGGCACGCGCGGCCCCGGTGAATCGCAACTCGAAACCGACAAACGGCTCATCCGCACCAAGATAAGCAAGCTCAAAAAAGAGCTGGAAGAGGTGCGCAAGCACCGCACGCTTTACCGAGAGAAGCGCCGCCGCAGCGGAATACCCATAGTGGCGCTCGTAGGTTATACCAATACGGGCAAAAGCACGCTGCTCAACGCCTTGAGCCAGGCCAATGTGCTGGTTGAAAACAAGCTCTTTGCCACCCTCGACCCGACAACCAAAAGGCTGACTCTGCCGGATATGAGCACTGTCCTGCTGACCGATACGGTGGGCTTCATTCGCAAGTTGCCCCCGACTCTAGTAGAGGCTTTCCGTGCCACACTGGAGGAGTTATCCGAAGCGACCGTGCTTTTGCACGTCGTTGATTTAACTTCACATAACGCCGCCGAGCAAAGCCAGGTAGTTGAGGGAATTTTGCGCGACCTGGGACTTGAAGCCAAACCCCGGATAACAGCCCTCAACAAAATAGACCTGTTGCTGGACAAAAACGAGAGTTGGGACGAGACAAAGGCTCTCGAATACCTCAATCACCTGGCCGGCGATAACCCCAACACCGTCCTTATCTCCGCCGGAAAAAAGTGGGGGCTCAAAAAACTGCTGGAAACTCTCAATAAGGTGGTCAACGAGCAAACCGCGTCCTGCCTCTGGCAATCCATTCAAAACGAGCCTCTGTAG
- a CDS encoding aminotransferase class I/II-fold pyridoxal phosphate-dependent enzyme gives MRLSQRMNQLAPYLFVEINKKLAEKRARGEEVISFGIGDPDIPTPTNIIDKLCEAAHDPANHRYPESEGLPVLRQAIAGWYQRRFGVTLDPNTEVLPLIGSKEGIGHIAFCFIDAGDVALVPDPAYPVYGISTKLAGGEPYYMPLTAERQFLPDLDAIPQDVLKRAKVLWLNYPNNPTGAVAELDFFNRAIEFARRNNLAICHDGPYTEVAYDGYKPVSYLQANGAREAGIEFHSLSKSYNMTGWRIGMAVGNATMIDALKRIKSNLDSGIPQAIQYAAIEAFNGPQEAITQHNNTYQRRRDLVVDVLNDIGCIAQAPKASLYVWARVPPGYTSMEFSANLLDQVGVLVIPGTGYGPSGEGYVRLSLTLPDAALVKALSKLSAWQDGRNRFKSKH, from the coding sequence ATGAGACTGTCACAGCGCATGAACCAGCTTGCGCCGTATCTATTCGTCGAAATCAATAAAAAGCTAGCCGAAAAACGAGCCCGTGGCGAAGAGGTTATCAGTTTCGGCATCGGAGACCCCGATATTCCCACACCCACTAATATTATAGATAAGCTCTGCGAAGCCGCACATGACCCGGCCAACCACCGTTATCCCGAAAGCGAGGGTCTTCCAGTGCTACGCCAGGCTATCGCCGGCTGGTACCAGAGGCGTTTCGGCGTCACACTGGACCCCAACACCGAGGTGTTGCCTCTCATCGGTTCCAAAGAGGGCATCGGGCACATTGCTTTTTGCTTTATCGACGCGGGTGATGTGGCGCTGGTGCCGGATCCCGCTTATCCGGTTTACGGCATAAGCACCAAACTGGCCGGCGGAGAACCTTACTACATGCCGCTTACCGCCGAGCGCCAATTCCTGCCCGACCTGGACGCCATCCCGCAAGATGTATTAAAACGAGCAAAAGTCCTGTGGCTGAACTACCCCAATAATCCCACCGGGGCGGTGGCTGAACTCGATTTCTTCAACCGGGCCATAGAATTCGCCCGCAGGAACAACCTGGCCATCTGCCACGACGGCCCCTATACCGAAGTAGCTTATGACGGTTACAAGCCGGTGAGCTACCTCCAGGCCAATGGCGCCAGAGAAGCCGGCATAGAGTTCCACTCGCTCTCCAAGAGCTACAACATGACCGGCTGGCGCATCGGCATGGCCGTGGGCAATGCCACTATGATAGATGCCCTCAAGAGGATCAAGTCCAACCTGGATTCCGGCATTCCCCAAGCTATCCAGTACGCCGCTATCGAGGCTTTCAACGGGCCGCAGGAGGCCATCACTCAGCATAATAATACCTACCAGCGCCGGCGCGACCTGGTGGTGGATGTGCTGAATGACATCGGCTGCATAGCCCAGGCCCCCAAAGCCAGCCTTTATGTCTGGGCCAGGGTTCCTCCCGGATACACGTCGATGGAGTTTTCCGCCAACCTGCTGGACCAGGTTGGCGTGCTGGTCATACCAGGTACCGGCTACGGACCCAGCGGCGAGGGTTACGTGCGCCTTTCGCTGACGCTGCCGGATGCCGCCCTCGTAAAGGCTTTATCCAAGCTTTCCGCCTGGCAGGACGGCCGCAACCGCTTCAAGTCCAAGCACTAA
- a CDS encoding diaminopimelate epimerase has protein sequence MHFTKLQGLGNDFVLVDARGKDRDWSRLARAMCRLHFGIGADGLLVLLHSEEADFRMRIFNPDGSEAEACGNGLRCFVRYLVDQKMISGNAVSIETMAGIRPAKLIKDENNALKTQVGMGKPEFKPANIPVALEPGKGKVFDIMTGDYPLEMSGRKLRLNFVSMGNPHAVCFIDEPVTDFPLKNIGPAVEKYKLFPHGVNFEVARVISRSRIEMRVWERGVGETLACGSGACAVAIAGQLLGLSDSKVEVLLSGGPAEVEWHKKEEALLTGPAEAVFTGEWPE, from the coding sequence ATGCACTTCACCAAACTGCAGGGCTTGGGCAACGATTTCGTGCTGGTGGACGCCAGGGGCAAGGACCGCGACTGGTCCAGGCTGGCCAGGGCCATGTGCCGGCTGCATTTCGGCATAGGTGCCGACGGCTTGCTGGTTCTCCTCCATTCCGAGGAAGCGGACTTCAGGATGAGGATTTTTAACCCCGACGGCTCCGAGGCGGAAGCCTGCGGCAACGGCCTGCGCTGCTTCGTCAGATATCTTGTCGACCAAAAAATGATTTCAGGCAATGCCGTTAGTATTGAAACCATGGCGGGCATCCGTCCAGCCAAATTGATTAAAGACGAAAACAACGCACTTAAAACCCAGGTGGGCATGGGCAAACCCGAATTCAAGCCCGCAAATATCCCGGTGGCGCTGGAGCCCGGTAAGGGCAAAGTATTTGACATAATGACTGGGGATTATCCACTGGAAATGTCCGGACGAAAATTGCGCCTGAATTTTGTTTCCATGGGCAATCCGCACGCGGTTTGTTTTATCGACGAACCCGTCACCGATTTCCCCTTAAAGAATATCGGTCCCGCCGTGGAAAAATATAAGCTCTTCCCGCACGGCGTCAATTTCGAGGTAGCGCGCGTCATCAGCCGGAGTCGTATCGAGATGCGCGTATGGGAACGCGGAGTGGGCGAGACACTGGCCTGCGGCAGCGGCGCCTGCGCCGTAGCCATTGCAGGGCAGTTATTGGGGCTCAGTGATTCAAAGGTAGAAGTCTTACTTTCCGGCGGTCCTGCCGAAGTCGAGTGGCATAAAAAAGAAGAAGCCTTGCTCACCGGCCCGGCAGAAGCCGTTTTCACCGGTGAGTGGCCGGAATAA
- the miaA gene encoding tRNA (adenosine(37)-N6)-dimethylallyltransferase MiaA — protein MKRVIAIVGPTGVGKSALALKLAQDFHGEIISADSRQVYRRLDIGTAKPSRAEQASVSHHLIDIVNPDHDFSLAQYQELAYKTIDEIASRGHVPLLVGGSGLYVWAVLEGWQIPRVAPDAGLRKCLEERAAQGESEKLYEELKQLDAEAASRIDPRNIRRVIRALEIKQKSLSSNAPTKIKPPFDYLIVGLTASREALYRRIDERVDSMVNRGLVEEVRRLINKGYGLELPSMSGIGYHQIGFSLQGKISLDKAIQQVKNESHRLVRQQYNWFGPKDDRIHWFDVDAEPYIKIKTMVTEFLNT, from the coding sequence ATGAAGCGCGTAATCGCTATAGTCGGACCCACCGGCGTGGGCAAGAGCGCGCTGGCCTTAAAGCTCGCGCAGGATTTTCATGGCGAGATTATCAGCGCCGACAGCCGGCAGGTATACCGTCGTCTAGACATCGGTACGGCCAAACCCTCGCGTGCCGAGCAAGCATCAGTATCCCACCACCTTATAGATATTGTAAATCCGGACCATGATTTCAGCCTGGCGCAGTACCAAGAACTGGCGTATAAAACCATAGATGAGATTGCCTCACGTGGGCATGTTCCTTTGCTCGTGGGCGGCAGTGGACTCTACGTCTGGGCGGTGCTGGAAGGCTGGCAGATACCCAGAGTGGCGCCCGACGCTGGTTTGAGAAAATGCCTGGAAGAGCGCGCCGCACAGGGTGAGTCAGAAAAGCTGTACGAGGAGCTCAAACAACTGGACGCCGAGGCTGCCAGCCGCATAGACCCGCGCAATATCCGCCGCGTGATAAGGGCGCTGGAAATAAAACAAAAGTCCTTATCAAGCAATGCGCCCACGAAAATCAAGCCTCCTTTTGATTACCTGATAGTCGGACTCACCGCCTCCAGGGAAGCGCTCTACCGCCGCATCGATGAGAGGGTGGACAGCATGGTGAACCGCGGATTAGTGGAAGAAGTACGGAGACTCATAAACAAGGGTTATGGATTGGAGTTGCCTTCCATGTCCGGCATCGGTTACCACCAGATAGGGTTTTCCCTGCAAGGGAAAATCAGCCTGGATAAAGCCATCCAGCAGGTGAAAAACGAGAGCCACCGCCTGGTGCGCCAGCAATATAACTGGTTCGGGCCAAAAGATGATAGAATACACTGGTTCGACGTGGATGCCGAACCCTACATTAAGATAAAGACAATGGTAACCGAATTTTTGAATACATAG
- a CDS encoding triose-phosphate isomerase, producing MRKPLIAANWKMNTTPVEAVTLVKQMLPELNEVSGVETLLCPPFISLVAVSELLRQSRIMLGAQNAYYEDKGAFTGEVSPLMLVGLCQYVILGHSERRSLFGESSQIVNKKVKAAFKANLKPILCVGESLAENDGGKTEAVVSKQLKESLEGVVEAAGLVIAYEPVWAIGTGRAASGVQANKTIKLIRDILTNLIGKPVADATRILYGGSVNAANIAEFIGQPEIDGALVGGASLKAAEFVSIVKQSAVSKGRNG from the coding sequence ATGCGCAAACCCTTGATTGCCGCCAACTGGAAGATGAACACCACCCCGGTCGAAGCTGTTACCCTGGTGAAACAGATGCTGCCAGAGCTTAACGAGGTTTCCGGTGTCGAAACACTGCTCTGCCCGCCTTTTATCTCGCTGGTCGCAGTCTCCGAGCTTCTCAGGCAAAGCCGTATAATGCTTGGTGCGCAAAACGCCTATTATGAAGACAAAGGCGCTTTCACCGGCGAGGTCTCGCCTCTGATGTTGGTTGGCCTGTGCCAGTACGTCATCCTGGGGCATTCGGAGCGCAGGAGCCTCTTTGGTGAGAGCAGCCAGATAGTGAATAAAAAAGTAAAGGCGGCTTTCAAAGCCAATCTGAAACCCATCCTCTGCGTGGGCGAAAGCCTGGCGGAAAATGATGGCGGTAAAACGGAAGCGGTGGTGAGCAAGCAACTCAAGGAGTCTCTGGAGGGGGTCGTTGAGGCGGCGGGATTGGTGATAGCTTACGAGCCTGTCTGGGCCATCGGGACAGGACGCGCCGCCAGCGGTGTTCAGGCGAACAAAACCATTAAGCTGATCAGAGATATTCTTACCAACCTGATAGGCAAGCCGGTTGCTGATGCCACACGTATCCTCTACGGCGGCAGTGTCAATGCGGCCAACATTGCCGAGTTCATCGGGCAACCGGAAATAGACGGCGCGCTGGTGGGAGGCGCCAGCCTGAAAGCCGCCGAGTTCGTCAGCATTGTTAAGCAATCGGCAGTCTCAAAAGGCCGCAACGGATAA
- a CDS encoding 2,3-bisphosphoglycerate-independent phosphoglycerate mutase, translating to MKELSITSPAKIVLLVIDGLGGLPHDKSGKTELETATTPNMNKLASLGNCGLLQTVGTGITPGSAPGHLGLFGYDPLVFTIGRGVLEALGMDFDLAPGDIAARGNFCTLDNNGLISDRRAGRISTEVGKQLCGLLDGMEIDGVKVIVQAVKEHRLVAVFRGEGLRDELSDADPQQTGVPPKDVAALAPEAERTAKIVNRFLAQVRERLDSHHPANMVLLRGFSKKPDFPGVADIYKLKAAAIASYPMYRGLAKIVGMDVLTNGPTLPDELASLEQNYARYDFFFIHVKGADAAGEDGDFKRKVSAIEDTDKALPRLLALKPEVLVITGDHSTPAAMAAHSWHPVPCLLHSRWCRPDRLVKFGESECRQGSLGLMPATSLMPLAMAHALKLTKFGA from the coding sequence ATGAAAGAGCTATCCATTACATCTCCCGCTAAAATTGTCCTTCTGGTGATAGACGGCCTGGGCGGTCTGCCACACGACAAATCCGGCAAGACCGAACTGGAAACTGCAACTACTCCCAATATGAATAAACTGGCATCCCTGGGCAACTGCGGGCTGCTCCAAACCGTGGGGACAGGTATAACTCCAGGCAGCGCCCCCGGCCATCTGGGATTATTCGGCTACGACCCCCTGGTTTTTACCATCGGACGCGGTGTGCTTGAGGCTCTAGGAATGGATTTCGACCTCGCACCCGGCGATATTGCCGCGCGCGGCAATTTCTGTACACTCGACAATAACGGCTTAATCAGTGACCGGCGGGCCGGCAGAATATCTACGGAAGTGGGAAAACAACTCTGCGGACTCCTCGATGGGATGGAAATCGACGGCGTGAAAGTTATCGTACAGGCGGTCAAAGAACACCGCCTGGTGGCTGTCTTCCGCGGCGAGGGACTCCGTGACGAGTTGAGCGACGCCGACCCGCAGCAAACGGGCGTGCCGCCTAAAGATGTGGCAGCCCTCGCGCCGGAAGCTGAGCGCACCGCCAAAATCGTCAACCGCTTCCTAGCTCAGGTCAGAGAAAGATTAGACTCGCACCATCCGGCCAATATGGTGCTGTTGCGCGGATTTTCCAAAAAGCCCGATTTCCCCGGGGTGGCGGATATTTATAAATTGAAAGCCGCCGCCATCGCCAGTTATCCCATGTACCGCGGGCTGGCCAAGATAGTCGGCATGGACGTGCTGACAAACGGCCCCACCCTGCCGGATGAGCTGGCCTCGCTGGAACAGAATTATGCCAGATACGACTTCTTCTTTATACATGTAAAAGGAGCCGACGCCGCCGGTGAAGACGGCGACTTCAAGCGCAAGGTCTCCGCCATAGAAGACACCGATAAGGCGCTTCCGCGACTGCTGGCTCTCAAACCGGAGGTTCTGGTTATCACGGGGGACCATTCCACCCCGGCTGCCATGGCAGCCCATAGCTGGCATCCAGTGCCCTGCCTGCTGCACTCCAGGTGGTGCCGGCCCGACCGTCTTGTAAAATTCGGCGAGTCCGAGTGCCGCCAGGGCTCTCTCGGGCTGATGCCGGCAACCTCTCTCATGCCGCTGGCCATGGCGCACGCCCTCAAATTGACCAAATTCGGAGCATAA
- a CDS encoding phosphoglycerate kinase has protein sequence MDKKTVRDINVAGKRVLARVDFNVPLDVTSGRIMDDSRIKATIPTIDYLIEHDARVILCSHMGRPKGKIVPGLSLKGVAERLASILRQPVDSAPDCIGPEVETTVSQLKNGDILVLENLRFHLEEEKNDTAFAQSLAKLGDIYVDDAFGTAHRAHASIVGVTKYLPAVAGLLLEKEITSLGKVLRDPVRPFGLLLGGAKVSDKVALIENILPRVDFIIIGGGMAATFLKAKGYEVGQSLLDGNIETASYLMEKAEKNGVKLHLPEDVVVADVGLDASWETVSVKSIPADRRIVDIGALTISRFTRILERCKTVFWNGPMGIYEIPQFAEGTQAMARIISSINATTIIGGGSTAEIVTAMNLNGRMTFVSTGGGAALKFLSGETLPGVEVLLDKNQAD, from the coding sequence ATGGATAAAAAAACCGTTCGAGACATAAATGTTGCCGGCAAGAGGGTGCTGGCCCGCGTGGATTTCAATGTCCCGCTTGATGTAACCAGCGGCAGGATTATGGACGACAGCCGCATCAAAGCGACCATCCCCACCATAGATTACCTTATTGAACACGACGCACGGGTCATACTCTGCTCGCACATGGGTCGGCCCAAAGGCAAGATTGTTCCCGGCCTGAGTCTCAAAGGAGTTGCCGAAAGACTGGCGAGCATCCTGCGCCAGCCCGTGGACTCTGCCCCGGACTGCATCGGTCCCGAGGTCGAAACCACTGTCAGCCAGTTGAAAAACGGGGATATTCTCGTCCTGGAAAACCTGCGTTTTCATCTGGAGGAAGAAAAAAACGACACGGCTTTCGCCCAGTCTCTGGCTAAACTGGGCGATATTTATGTAGACGATGCTTTCGGCACAGCTCACCGCGCGCATGCTTCCATCGTGGGCGTTACCAAATACCTGCCCGCCGTGGCGGGCCTGCTGCTAGAAAAAGAGATAACTTCTCTTGGAAAGGTGTTGCGCGACCCGGTACGCCCGTTCGGCCTGTTGCTGGGAGGCGCCAAAGTGAGCGACAAGGTGGCGCTCATCGAAAATATCCTGCCGCGTGTGGACTTCATCATCATCGGCGGCGGCATGGCCGCTACTTTCCTTAAGGCCAAGGGTTACGAGGTGGGCCAGTCGCTGCTGGACGGCAATATCGAGACCGCTTCCTATCTTATGGAGAAAGCGGAGAAAAACGGGGTTAAACTCCATCTGCCTGAAGATGTAGTGGTGGCCGATGTTGGTCTTGACGCAAGCTGGGAGACCGTCTCTGTAAAGAGCATACCGGCTGACAGGCGCATAGTGGATATCGGTGCTTTGACCATAAGCCGTTTTACCCGCATTCTGGAACGCTGTAAAACAGTCTTCTGGAACGGTCCTATGGGTATCTACGAAATCCCTCAGTTTGCCGAAGGCACGCAGGCGATGGCCCGCATCATTTCCAGCATCAACGCCACTACTATTATCGGAGGGGGCTCGACGGCGGAGATCGTCACCGCTATGAACCTCAACGGCAGGATGACTTTCGTCTCCACCGGTGGCGGCGCTGCGCTCAAATTCCTCAGCGGCGAAACATTGCCGGGAGTAGAAGTCCTGCTGGATAAAAACCAGGCGGACTAA